Below is a genomic region from Sulfitobacter sp. OXR-159.
CAAAGGCTTGGGCAAAACCACGGGCTGGATTCATCGCGCCTCTCTCACTATGCGCAACGTGCAGATGATCGCGGGTGTGAACTACGAAAGTATCGACGAACAGGGGCTGCACATTTCCTTTGGCGAGGCGCGGGAGAACCCCACGCTGATCGAGGCCGACACCATCGTGCTCTGCGCCGGGCAACTCTCTGAGCGCAGTCTTGCCGACACCCTAGAGGCCAGCGGCACCGCCTGTCATGTGATCGGCGGCGCCGATGTGGCGGCAGAGCTTGACGCGAAACGCGCGATCAACCAAGGCACACGTCTGGCTGCAGCCCTCTGACCCTATGCGTTTGAGCGCGTCTTCTAACCCTGTGCGCTGGCGCGCGCCCTTGCACCCGGCGCGCGCAACCCGCTAAATCACCTGACCGCTTTTGCCAGCCAATAGGTGACCATGCCCCTCTGCGTCTTTGACATATCTGATGACGGCACCACCACGGTGCCCGAAGACACCCTGCTGACCGGGCCTGCGCGCTACCGTTGGTGGCATTTCGACATGGCCGATCCCGCGCTGGCGCCATGGCTGGCAGAACACCTGCCCGAGATCCCGGCAGGCGCATTGCTGCAACCCGAAACGCGCCCGCGCTGCGATGAGTATGAGGACGGTCTGATCCTCAATCTGCGTGGCATCAACCTGAACGAAGGGCAGCAGGCCGACCAGATGGTCTCGGTCCGGATGTGGGTGACGGATGCGGTGGTGATCACCGTGCGGATGCGCCGGGTCTTTGCCATCGATGAGTTGCGCGCGCTGGCTGCCCAGAGCAATGCCCCGGCCCGGCCTTCGGCCTTCCTCGAAGCGCTGGTCTCAAGGTTGACCGCACGGGTGCAGATCGAAGTGGCGCGGTTGGCGGACCGCACGGCTTTCTATGAAACCGACCTCGAAGATCTCAGCACCCCGCCGCCGAAAGACTTGCCCGTCACCCGCCGCAGCACGATCAAACTCGAACGCTACCTGGCCCCGCAGCGCAGCGCGTTGGAGCGGTTGGCGGACCTAGACCTGCCGTTGGTCCCGGATGTCGATTCGATGAAGCTGCGCGAGTTGGCCAACCGCACCGCCATCGTGGTGGAGGAACTGGACGCCCTGCAAGAACGCATTGTCACGGTACAGGACGAACACGACAACCAAGTCGCCCAACGCCAAGCGCGCCATGGCTATGTGCTGTCGATCGCCGCCGCCGTGTTCCTGCCGCTGGGGTTTCTGACCGGGCTTTTCGGCGTGAACGTTGGTGGGATGCCCGGCGTGGACGATCCGCGTGCCTTTGCGGTCCTTTGCCTTGCCATGGTGGGCCTCGCCGCGCTCATGCTTGCGGTTCTGAAATGGCTGCGCTGGCTGTAAGCCCCTCGGAAACGGATTGTTCTGCCGTTTCCATGCCATGAACGATCCCCGCAAAGACCACGGGACTGTCTTGCCTCTGCCCCGATCCTGCCTGAATTGCCGCCCATACCTGAGGGCAACAAGATCAATGTGAAGGGACAGGCAATGGACCGCCTTACGGAAATGGAAGCGTTTGCCACAGTGGTGGATCAAGGCGGCTTTACAGATGCTGCCAAGAAGATGGGGATCTCGAAATCCGCCGTCTCAAAGCATGTATCCTCACTTGAGGCCCGCTTGGGGGCGCGGTTGCTTAACCGTACCACCCGCCGCGTGTCGCCCACGGAGATCGGGCTGGCCTATTACGACCGTGCCCGCCGCGTGCTGAACGACGCAGGCGAAGCCGATGCGCTGGTCACCTCAATGCAATCGGCGCCCTCAGGGCTGTTGCGGATATCGGTGGCGACGGACTTTGGCGTGAATCATCTGTCACCTGCGCTGTCGGAGTTCTTGCAGGACTTCCCCGACATCACGGTGAACATGGTCCTGAACAACCACTACGTTGAGCTAATCTCGGAAGGGTTCGACATGGCCGTGCGCATCGGAGAGTTGGAGGACAGCACCCTGCGCGCGCGCAAGCTGACCGAGACGACCAAACGCATGATCGCCAGCCCGAAATATTTCGAGCAGTACGGGCGGCCGGAAAAGATCGACGATCTGAACAATCACAAGCTGCTGCATTACTCGAACCAGTCGTCGGGGAATGTGTGGAAACTGACCGCACCTTCGGGTGAAAAGCGGCAGGTCCGCACGGCGGGCTGGCTGTCGGTCAATGACGGGCAGAGCCTTTTGAACGCCGCGATTTCGGGACTGGGGATCGCTTATCTGCCGAGCTTTCTTTACGCCGATGCGATGGAGAAAGGGTTGGTCGAGGATGCCATCCCCGAACTGCCGCTGGAGACGCAGGGCATTTACGCCGTCTATCCTCCGGGCCGGTTCACCCAGCCCAAGGTGCGGGCGTTCATCGACTTCCTCGTGCATGAGTTTGCCGAGAAGGGGCCGACGGACTGGTAAACACACTCGGCCCGGAATCAAGCCGCAGGCGCCGGGCCATCGCCTGCCCGCCCGGACGGGTAGGCGATTTAGTACGGCTGGGTGGGACTTGGCAAACGCGCATCATGGTTGAGCCATAAAGTGGCAGCGACCTGCCGTGGATCGCCGACCCACGGGCAGGCGCTGGCCCTCTCCACAAGACCACCTTTCCTCTCCCCCACCAGCACGCTATCTCTCCCGCCATGAGCAATATGCGCGAAACCTATGCCCGGCTTGTCGCCGAGGGCAAGCTACAGGCCGACCCGGCCCAAGAAACCGTCATGGCGGAGTTTGACCGCATCCGCGATGCGCTGGCCCACCCGCCGAAGAAAAGCTTCTTTCGCAAGGCGCCCGAACCGCCCAAGGGGCTGTACCTCTGGGGTGGCGTGGGGCGCGGCAAATCCATGCTGATGGACATGTTCGTGGCGCATCTGCCCGACGTGCCCGCGCGCCGGGTGCATTTCCACGCCTTCATGCAGGAAATCCACAACGCCATGCATGAGGTCCGCAAGACCGGCGTGGATGACGCCATCGCGCCCGTTGCCCGCGATGTGGCCGACAGCGTGCGCCTGCTCGCTTTCGACGAGATGCAGATCACCGACATCACCGACGCGATGATCGTGGGCCGCCTGTTCGAGGCGCTTTTTGCCGCCGGGGTCGTGGTCGTCACCACCTCCAACCGCCTGCCCGATGACCTGTATAAAAACGGCATCAACCGCGAGGTGTTTGTCCCTTTCATCGACCTCATCAAAGAGCGCATGGTGGTGCATGAACTTGCCAGCCCGACCGACTACCGCCAAGATCGGCTGGCCGGGTCGCAGGTCTATTTCACCCCCGTCAACGCCGAGAGCCGCGCCGCGATGGATGCGGTTTGGGACGATCTAGCAGGCACACAGGGCGAGCCGCTGACCCTCCACGTCAAGGGCCGCGAAGTGGTGATCCCGGCCTTTCACAACGGCATGGCCCGCGCCGGTTTCCACGCGCTTTGCGGGCAGCCCTTGGGGGCCGCGGATTACCTCGCGCTGGCGCAGGCCGTGCGGGTGCTACTGCTGGACAACATCCCCACCCTCGGCCGCTCGAACTTTAACGAGGCCAAGCGCTTTGTCACGCTGATCGACGCGCTTTATGAGGCCAAGGTGCGGCTGATCTGCTCTGCCGCCGCCGCGCCGGAAATGCTCTATCTCGAAGGCGAAGGCACCTTTGAGTTCGAGCGCACAGCCTCCCGACTGCGCGAAATGCAGGGGGAAGATTGGGGGCGCTGACCGCCCCCTGCCGCCAAATCAGGAATCACTGACCGGCTGCATATGCAGGTCATTGCCCTGCAAAATCGGGTGATAAGGCCGCTCGACTTCATAAAGCCACCACAGGCCGCCTGCGATGATGGCGACACCTATGGCCATGAAGATAAATTGATATTTCCGTGCATCGTCCTGATCGTGACGCGCGGACTGGCTGAAATTGCGCATGGGGACACCTCGGTCAAATTCGAAAGGGGAGACTTCCTAAGACCAAGATACACCACATCTGCAGTTCGCAGCAGCGGTACACCCAAATATGGTTAACTAGACGTTTTCACGCAACACGCTACCGGCAAGGTAGAGTGAGCCGCAGATCAGCACACGCGCATGGGGTTCGCGGGCGATGATCGCCTTGAGCGCCGCGGTGACATTCTCGGCCTCGGCGGTCTCGAACCCGACATCGCGCGCCGCATTGGCCGTCGCCTCGGCAGGTAGGGTCGCCGCCTCGCCGGGGATCGACACGGCGGTCAGACTTGCCGCTTCTGCCGCCAAGGGGCGCAAGTATCCGGCGATATCCTTGGTGTTCAACATGCCGCAGATTAGATGCGTCGGGCGTTTCGGCAAGGCGGCCAACGTCGCGACCAGCGCCACGCCTGCGGCGGGATTGTGCCCGCCGTCCAGCCAAAGCTCACCCTCGGGCGCCATGCGGGCCAGCGGCCCCTCTGACAGCCGCTGCATCCGCGCGGGCCACTGCGCCTGCGTCACTGCAGCCTCGCAAGCCTCTGCATCAATCCCAAGCTGGCGCAGCGCCGCCAGCGCGGCCCCCGCGTTCATGATCTGATGGTCACCAGGCAGATTGGGGCGCGGCAGATCAAGCAAGCCACGCTCATCTTGATAGACCATGCGCCCCGCTTCGGGCGCGACATGCCATTGCTGGCCATAGGCCAAAAGCGGCGCGCCCAGTTTCGCGGCGCGGTTTTCGATCACCTCAAGCGCGGCGTCTTGCTGCGGGCCGACCACACAGGGCACAAGACGCTTGATGATGCCAGCCTTCTCGCCCGCGATTTCGGCCAGCGTTTCGCCCAAATACTGCTGATGATCGACCGACACCGGGGTGATCACGGTCAGCGCCGGGTCGATCACATTTGTCGCATCCAAGCGCCCGCCTAGCCCCACCTCCAGCAGCGTGTAATCGGCTCTGCTGCGCGAAAAAGCGAGGATGGCGGCGCAGGTGGTGATCTCGAAATAGGTGATCTCTTCGCCACCGTTGGCGGCGTGGCATTCATCCAACACGGCCGCCAGATCGGGTTCTGAGATCAGCTGCCCTGCAACGCGAATACGCTCATGAAACCGCGCCAGATGGGGTGAGGTATAGGCGTGCACCGTCTTGCCCGCCGCCTCTAGCCCCGCGCGAATCATCGCTTGGGTCGACCCTTTGCCATTGGTGCCCGCGATGTGGATCACCGGCGGCAGGCCGTTTTGGGGGTTGCCCAAAGCGTCAAGCAGCCGCCACATCCGGTCGAGCGTCAGATCGATGATTTTGGGATGCAGCGCCATCATCCGTTCAAGGATGACATCCGATGAAGGCGTGCTCATTTCTTCTTAGGCGTATCGGCGGGCAACTCCGCTGCGGCCTGAACGGCGGCGGCGGCCTCGGCCACCTCCACTTCCTCTGGCGCGGGCAGGTCACCGCGCACGGCGGGCGGCAGGCCCATCAGCATGCGGGTAATGGTGATCAATTCATCACGCATCTCGGTCCGTTTGGTCACCCGGTCGAGCATCCCATGGTCGAGCAGATATTCCGCCCGCTGAAAGCCCTCGGGCAGTTTCTCACGGATGGTCTGTTCGATTACGCGCGGCCCGGCAAAGCAGATCAGCGCGTTCGGCTCGGCAATCTGCACGTCGCCCAACATCGCATAGGAGGCGGTGACGCCGCCGGTGGTGGGATGGGTCAACACGACGATATAGGGCAGGCCCGCCTCTTTCAGCATCTGCACGGCGACCGTGGTGCGCGGCATCTGCATCAGGCTCAGGATACCTTCTTGCATCCGCGCGCCACCGGCGGCGGAGAACAGCACCAGAGGGCGCTTCAGCTTCACGGCTTCTTCAGCGGCGGCAATGATCGCATTGCCCACATACATGCCCATGGAACCGCCCATGAACGAAAAATCCTGCGCACAGGACACAATCGGCGTGCGGCCAATCTCACCCGTGACCACGAGCATGGCTTCATGCTCACCCGTCTGCTTTTGCGCGGCCTTCATCCGGTCGGGATAGCGTTTCTGATCCTTGAAATGCAGCGGGTCGGGCGTGGGTGCAGGGACCTTCACCTCGGTAAAGATGCCCCCGTCGAACAGCGCCTTGAACCGCTCACGCGGGCTGATGTGCATGTGGTGGCCGCAGTTAGTGCAGACGTTTAGATTGTCCGCCAACTCGCGGTGAAACAGCATGGTGCCGCATTCGTTACACTTGGTCCACAGGTTGTCCGGCGTCTCGCGGCGCGAGAAGATCGAGTTGATACGCGGACGGACGTAGTTTGTGATCCAGTTCATTGGCAGGCCTCTGCTGTGGTTCCGTTCCAGATAATCCCCGCATGGGGAAATTGCAATCAGCGGCGTATCGCCAGCCTTGCCGCGAGCCACGACACCAACATCAACGCGAAATCCACCGGCAACCAAGTCCGCAACGCCGCCGCGTCATCCATCGAAAACGGCGTCAGATAAAGCGCCAGCCCCGAGAGATCATCCGGCAGAGAGATAATGAGAATGGCCGAGACATTGTTCCACAGATGCACCGCGATGGCGGGCCCAAGCGAGCCGGAGCGCGCGGTGAGGTCCGCCATCAATATGCCGAAAACCCCAGCCCAGAGCGCTACCATCAGCGCATTCTCCCCTGCCTCGGCAGGCAAGTAGTGACCAAGCGCGAACAGCGCCGAGGGCAGGACCATCCAGATCAGCGGCGAGCGAAACCGTGCCGCCAGTTGCTGCTGCACATAGCCGCGAAAGACGATCTCTTCGGCGCTGACCTGCACCAACACCGCCAGCAGCGACAGGGGCAAAAGCAGCAGCCAGCGGCCAAGCGGCAGGTTCGGCGTCAGTTCGCCGCCCATGTCCCACGGCGGCAGGACCAGCAGCACCGCCCCAAGGGCCAGCATAGCAAGGGACACCGCGCGAAAACTCGGCCAAAGCCGCCCCGGCACGCCCAGCAAGCTGCCCGCGCTGCGCCGGTGTACGACCCGCACAGTCACACCGACCGCCATCGCCATGGTCCCAAAACTGAACAGCAGCAGATACATGGCCTGCGGCGTGGCCCCTTCAAGCAGGTTGCCATGCAGCGATGCCGCCGCCGTGCCTGCCAGCGCATAGACCGTCTGAAAATAAAGCTCGTTCAGCGCAACATAGGCCACCACCGCCACGAACAACCCCAAGAAAAACCGCCAAAGCGCCGATGAGGCGCGCGCGGGCGCGACAAACTCCGCATGCGCGTTGTAATCAGGCCGCCACGTCATAGGAGGCGCAGGTCAGATCGGGGGTGGTTGTTGCAGAGCATATGCCGGACTTTCACGCTTGCGGGCGGTTCCAACCGACCGCGTCAGAAGGTCAGAACCTATGCCCTAACACGCTGCGATACAACAGTTCCCCCACCTCATACGCGCCAAAGCCTTGCAGCACCGCCCCTGCCCCTCTATTCCGTTCAAGACGTTTCAAGGAGCCCACCGATGTCCACCACGCCCCGCTTCGACAAATCCCGGCTGCCCAGCCGCCACGTGACCGAAGGCCCGGCCCGCGCGCCGCACCGGTCTTACTACTATGCCATGGGCATGACCGAAGAAGAGATTCACCAGCCGCTGGTGGGCGTCGCCACCTGCTGGAACGAAGCTGCCCCCTGTAACATCGCGCTGAACCGTCAGGCGCAGGCTGTAAAAGTTGGCGTGCATTCCGAACAGGGCACCCCGCGCGAATTCACCACCATCACCGTCACCGATGGCATCGCCATGGGCCATGAGGGCATGCGTTCCTCGCTGGCCTCGCGCGAAGCAATTGCCGACAC
It encodes:
- a CDS encoding LysR family transcriptional regulator, translating into MDRLTEMEAFATVVDQGGFTDAAKKMGISKSAVSKHVSSLEARLGARLLNRTTRRVSPTEIGLAYYDRARRVLNDAGEADALVTSMQSAPSGLLRISVATDFGVNHLSPALSEFLQDFPDITVNMVLNNHYVELISEGFDMAVRIGELEDSTLRARKLTETTKRMIASPKYFEQYGRPEKIDDLNNHKLLHYSNQSSGNVWKLTAPSGEKRQVRTAGWLSVNDGQSLLNAAISGLGIAYLPSFLYADAMEKGLVEDAIPELPLETQGIYAVYPPGRFTQPKVRAFIDFLVHEFAEKGPTDW
- a CDS encoding folylpolyglutamate synthase/dihydrofolate synthase family protein, which codes for MSTPSSDVILERMMALHPKIIDLTLDRMWRLLDALGNPQNGLPPVIHIAGTNGKGSTQAMIRAGLEAAGKTVHAYTSPHLARFHERIRVAGQLISEPDLAAVLDECHAANGGEEITYFEITTCAAILAFSRSRADYTLLEVGLGGRLDATNVIDPALTVITPVSVDHQQYLGETLAEIAGEKAGIIKRLVPCVVGPQQDAALEVIENRAAKLGAPLLAYGQQWHVAPEAGRMVYQDERGLLDLPRPNLPGDHQIMNAGAALAALRQLGIDAEACEAAVTQAQWPARMQRLSEGPLARMAPEGELWLDGGHNPAAGVALVATLAALPKRPTHLICGMLNTKDIAGYLRPLAAEAASLTAVSIPGEAATLPAEATANAARDVGFETAEAENVTAALKAIIAREPHARVLICGSLYLAGSVLRENV
- the accD gene encoding acetyl-CoA carboxylase, carboxyltransferase subunit beta gives rise to the protein MNWITNYVRPRINSIFSRRETPDNLWTKCNECGTMLFHRELADNLNVCTNCGHHMHISPRERFKALFDGGIFTEVKVPAPTPDPLHFKDQKRYPDRMKAAQKQTGEHEAMLVVTGEIGRTPIVSCAQDFSFMGGSMGMYVGNAIIAAAEEAVKLKRPLVLFSAAGGARMQEGILSLMQMPRTTVAVQMLKEAGLPYIVVLTHPTTGGVTASYAMLGDVQIAEPNALICFAGPRVIEQTIREKLPEGFQRAEYLLDHGMLDRVTKRTEMRDELITITRMLMGLPPAVRGDLPAPEEVEVAEAAAAVQAAAELPADTPKKK
- a CDS encoding zinc transporter ZntB — encoded protein: MPLCVFDISDDGTTTVPEDTLLTGPARYRWWHFDMADPALAPWLAEHLPEIPAGALLQPETRPRCDEYEDGLILNLRGINLNEGQQADQMVSVRMWVTDAVVITVRMRRVFAIDELRALAAQSNAPARPSAFLEALVSRLTARVQIEVARLADRTAFYETDLEDLSTPPPKDLPVTRRSTIKLERYLAPQRSALERLADLDLPLVPDVDSMKLRELANRTAIVVEELDALQERIVTVQDEHDNQVAQRQARHGYVLSIAAAVFLPLGFLTGLFGVNVGGMPGVDDPRAFAVLCLAMVGLAALMLAVLKWLRWL
- the zapE gene encoding cell division protein ZapE gives rise to the protein MSNMRETYARLVAEGKLQADPAQETVMAEFDRIRDALAHPPKKSFFRKAPEPPKGLYLWGGVGRGKSMLMDMFVAHLPDVPARRVHFHAFMQEIHNAMHEVRKTGVDDAIAPVARDVADSVRLLAFDEMQITDITDAMIVGRLFEALFAAGVVVVTTSNRLPDDLYKNGINREVFVPFIDLIKERMVVHELASPTDYRQDRLAGSQVYFTPVNAESRAAMDAVWDDLAGTQGEPLTLHVKGREVVIPAFHNGMARAGFHALCGQPLGAADYLALAQAVRVLLLDNIPTLGRSNFNEAKRFVTLIDALYEAKVRLICSAAAAPEMLYLEGEGTFEFERTASRLREMQGEDWGR
- a CDS encoding CPBP family intramembrane glutamic endopeptidase, with amino-acid sequence MTWRPDYNAHAEFVAPARASSALWRFFLGLFVAVVAYVALNELYFQTVYALAGTAAASLHGNLLEGATPQAMYLLLFSFGTMAMAVGVTVRVVHRRSAGSLLGVPGRLWPSFRAVSLAMLALGAVLLVLPPWDMGGELTPNLPLGRWLLLLPLSLLAVLVQVSAEEIVFRGYVQQQLAARFRSPLIWMVLPSALFALGHYLPAEAGENALMVALWAGVFGILMADLTARSGSLGPAIAVHLWNNVSAILIISLPDDLSGLALYLTPFSMDDAAALRTWLPVDFALMLVSWLAARLAIRR